AGGGCCAGGACGTGCAGGTCCCAGCGGCCGCCGGCGCCCTCCGCGGTGACCGCCTCGATCACCCCGGAGGTGGCGAGGCAGGTGAGCACCATCGTGGCCGAGCTGAACAGGTGCTTGAAGACGGGGTTGCGCGGCCGGGCCGACCTCAGCCACAGGTGCAGGTGGATCACGAACGTGCAGAGCACCGCGTAGATCGGCGGGAGCAGCACGATGGCCGCGAAGAACCACACCGAGCCCAGGTTGACGTGCACCTCGCCGTTCACGCGGCGCCGGATCTGCTCCACGCCCCGCGCGATCTCGGTGTGCAGGAGGCCGAGTCCGACGATCAGGAGCACATCGCGCACGGTGCGCCCGTCGGGTGCGGAACTGCCCATCGCGAATACGACGACCAGTGCGAGTGCCGTGAACTCGACCGTCAGGATCGCCGCCGACAATCGCACGGGCAGATTCCAGATGGGCCATCCCGCGACGATCGCCGGCAGCCTCCGGCCGGGCGCGGGGCGCCCGGTGCTGAGGCCAGGACTCATCGGTCTCCTAGATCGTCTCGGCGTGCCACGTCGACGCTAGCCCAGTGCGGGAGTGACGTCATCCCTGACCGCGACGCTGCGCCGACCGGTTCCGTTCATCCCAGAGCGATCATTCGGACACTGACCCGAACGGCCTAACAACGTCGTCCAGATGCAGTCCATGCGGCCGGACGGAGTCGCACGCGCCGTCCGGTCGGCGACCCTGATGCCGTCCGGCGGAACCGGGCGCGTCCGACCATCCGCGGACGGCGCGACCGGAGCCGGGAGCGACGACCCCGACGGCCCCGACCAGGAAGGAGACGCCCGTGACCGGCAAGGACTGGAACTGAACCCCTGCACCCGCGATCGACGTCGAGCACGGGAAAGGAGGGGAAATGGGCAAGGACTGGAACTGAGCCGACGACCCCGCACCCCACAACCGGAAAGGACCGCCTCATGGGCAAGGACTGGAACTGACCCCCACCACCCCACACCCCACAACCCGAAAGGACCGCCTCATGGGCAAGGACTGGAACTGACCCCCACCACCCCACACCCCACAACCCGAAAGGACCGCCTCATGGGCAAGGACTGGAACTGACCCCCACCACCCCACACCCCACAACCCGAAAGGACCCCCCATGGGCAAGGACTGGAACTGAGACGGTCAGGCGGCGGCCGGCAGGGGCCGCCCGACGTGGTCGTCCGCCGAGGCGGACCGCCACGCGAGCGCCCCGCCGAGCGCGATCGCCACACCCGCGGCCCCGCAGACGGCGATCGCCGTCGAAGGGGTCCAGAGATCGGCGAGCAGGCCACCGGCCAGCACGGCGACACCCTGACCCGCGACGATGCCGGAGGCGGCGACGCCGATGGCCCGGCCGCGGATCGCGGTGGGGGTGGCCCGGACGAACGACGCCTGGGCCTGCATGACGTACGCCGTCGACGCCATGCCGGACACGCCGAACAGCAGGAGCGCGACCGGGACCCCCGGGACCAGGACGGTGAACAGCAGAGGGACGCCGGCGGCGACGGCGAGCACGCCGATCAGGCGCGCTCGCCGCGCCGGCGACACGAACCGCACGAACAGCCACGCGCCGAGCACGCTGCCCAGCGGGTCGGCGGCCATCAGCAGCCCGACGACGGCCGGGCCGGCCCCGATCTGGGCGGCGTACGGCGCGGCCAGCGCCTCGGGCACCACGTAGAGGCCGACCATCCAGACGAGCAGGACGAGTGCGCGCCGCCGCGGGTCGGCGACGACGTCGGTGATCCCGGCGAGCAGGTCGCGGGCCCCGGTCCGCGGCGTCCCGTCGGCCCGGGGCCGCCGCGCGAGCCCGAACCGGAACAGCGCGCCCGCGACGAGGAACGTCACCGCGTTCAGCGCGAGCGCCGCGGACGGGCTGACCGCCGCGACGAGCAGGCCCCCGGCGGCGAACCCCACGACCTGGGCGGTCTGGCCGGTGATCTGCGCGACGGCGAGGCCGCGCTCGTAGAGGTCGCCGGGCAGCAGGTCGGGCAGCAGCGCCCCCCGGGCCGCGGTGTGCGGGGCGCCGAGCAGCACGACGAGCACGAGCAGCCCGCACAGCACCGGCAGCGGCACCTGCGGGACCGCCATCACCCCGACCAGCGCGGCCCGCGCGACGTCGGTGACGACGAGGACCTCGCGGCGCGGGAAGCGGTCGGCGACCCCGGACAGGAGCACGCCGCCGACGATCGCGGGCAGGAACGTCAGCGCGTAGGTGGCCGCCGCCCAGGCCGCCGACCCGGTGCGCCCGTAGACGAGCACGGCCAGCGCCACCCGCGCGAGCTGGTCGCCCGCGACGGAGAGCAGATCGGCCAGCCACACCGTGCGGTACTCCCGCACCGCGAAGACCTGCCGCAGCGTCCTGTCCGTCATCGGTACCCCCGGACCGAGCGTAGGCACCCGTACGCCCCGCGTCATGTCGGACGCGGCTCAGTCGCTGCCCGCCGTCCGGGTCAGCAGGTCGGCGACGTGCGCGATCTCGTTGACCGTGCGCACCAGCCTGCGCCCGTCGCGCACGGCGAGCACACGGCTGATCCCGGTGTAGTCCAGCGGGAACGCGAGCGGGCGGTCGATGCCGAGCAGGTGCGCGAGCCAGCAGTTGACGACGCCCGCGTGCGCGACGACCACGACGGTGCCGCGGCCCGGGTGGTCGGCGATGATCCGCTCCAGCGCGGCGGCGACCCGGCCGGTGAACTCCGCGACGTCGACGCCCTCGGGCAGCAGCCCGTCGACGATCCGCTGCCAGCCCGCCGGGTCGACGACCGGCATCTCGTGCACCGGCACGTAGTGCGCGGCGTCGGCGTCGTACTCGCGCAGGTCGTCGACGAGCACCGGCTCGACGCCCAGCGCGGCCGCGAGCGGCGCGGCGGTGGCGCGGGCCCGGGCCATCGGGCTGGAGTAGAGCGCCTCCACCTCGGGGCCGACGGCGTCGACGACGCGGTGCGCCTGCTCCAGCCCCAGCGGGGTGAGCGGCGGGTCGGCGACCCCGCCGGCGGCGCCGTCGACGCGCTCGGGCAGGGCGTGGCGGACCAGTACCAGCTGCACCGTCAGGCCGGGACGTGCGCGGAGTGGCCCGCGTCGCGCAGCGCGGCCCGCAGCGCGTCGCGGTGGCCGTCCTGCTCGGCGGCGTCGACGGTGGCGGCGGCGTTCGCGAAGTCGAACGCGGCCATGTCGCCGGCCGGGAACACGTGCAGGTGCAGGTGCGGGACCTCGAACCCGGCGACGAGCAGCCCGACGCGCGGCGGGGAGTACACGGTGCGCACGGCCTCGCCGATCGCGTGCGCGACCGACGTGAGGTGCGCGAGGAGCGCGGGGTCGGCGTCGACCCAGTGGTCGACCTCGGCCCGCGGCACGACGAGCGTGTGCCCGGGGGCGAGCGGGTTGATCGAGAGGAAGCCGACGGCGAGGTCGTCGGCCCAGACGAAGCGCCCGGGGAGGTCGCCGTCGATGATCTTCGTGAACACGGTGGTCATAGGAGGCACACACTAACGTGGGGATCATGGCCAGAACCATCGCGACGAACACGACCGTCGACCGCGCGGAGCTCACGGAGTTCCTCCGCCCCCGCCACCACGTGATCCTCATGACACCCCGCAACGACGGGTCCTGGCAGGGCTCCCCGGTCACCTCCGGTGTCGACCCCGAGGGCCGGATCGTCATCGCGACCTACCCGGAGCGCGCCAAGTCGCGCAACGTCGCCCGGCACGGGAAGGCCTCGGTCGTCGTGCTGTCCGAGGAGTTCGACGGGGCGTGGGTGCAGGTGGACGGCGACGCCGAGCTGATCGAGCTGCCCGACGCGGTGGAGCCGCTCGTCGACTACTTCCGCTCGATCTCCGGCGAGCACTCCGACTGGGACGAGTACCGGCGGGCGATGGTCGACCAGGGCAAGGCGCTGATCCGGATCACCCCGACCCGGTGGAGCCCGATCGCCACCGGAGGGTTCCCCGCGCGGCTCGCGTGAGGCAGGGCGTCGGCCCGTCCCGGTAACCTCGCGCCGTCGTCCCCCACCGAATCGATTGCGAGAACCACATGCGGCCGTGGCCGGGTCACGCCTATCCCCTGGGTGCCACCTACGACGGCGCGGGCACGAACTTCGCCCTGTTCTCCGAGGTCGCCGAGCGGGTCGAGCTCTGCCTGTTCGACGAGGCGGGCACCGAGGAGAAGGTGCCGCTCACCGAGGTCGACGGCTTCGTCTGGCACGGCTACCTCCCCACCGTGGAGCCCGGGCAGCGCTACGGGTTCCGGGTGCACGGCCCGCACGACCCGAACCAGGGCCTGCGCTGCAACCCGAACAAGCTGCTCATCGACCCCTACGCCAAGGCCCTCGACGGCCCGGTGAAGTGGGACGAGGCCGTGTTCGGCTACCCGTTCGACGACCCGGACGCGCGCAACGACGCCGACTCCGCGCCGTTCGTGCCCAAGTCCGTCGTGGTCAACCCGTTCTTCGACTGGGGCTCCGACCGGCCGCCGAAGATCCCGTACAACGAGTCGGTCATCTACGAGGCGCACGTCCGCGGGCTGACGATCGCCCACCCCGACATCCCCGAGGCGCTGCGCGGCACCTACACCGGCCTCGCGCACCCGGCGATGATCGAGCACCTGAAGAACCTGGGCGTCACGGCCGTCGAGCTCATGCCGGTGCACGAGTTCCTCAACGACCACCACCTCCAGGAGAAGGGGCTGTCCAACTACTGGGGCTACAACACCGTCGCCTTCCTGGCCCCGCACCACGCCTACGCCATGGGCAACAACCGCCCCGGCAACCAGGTGCAGGAGTTCAAGGCCATGGTCCGCGACCTGCACGACGCGGGCATCGAGGTGATCCTCGACGTGGTCTACAACCACACCGCGGAGGGCAACGACCGGGGCCCCACGCTGTCCATGCGCGGCATCGACAATCACGCGTACTACCGCGTCGTCGAGGACGACCCGCGCTACTACATGGACTACACGGGCACCGGCAACTCGCTCAACGTCCGCAACCCGCACACCCTGCAGCTGATCATGGACTCGCTGCGCTACTGGGTCACCGAGATGCACGTCGACGGGTTCCGGTTCGACCTGGCGTCCACCCTGGCCCGCGAGTTCTACGACGTCGACCGGCTGAGCGTGTTCTTCGACCTCGTGCAGCAGGACCCGGTGATCAGCCAGGCCAAGCTCATCGCGGAGCCGTGGGACGTCGGCCCCGGCGGGTACCAGGTCGGCAACTTCCCGCCCCTGTGGACCGAGTGGAACGGCAAGTACCGCGACACCGTCCGCGACTTCTGGCGCGGCGAGCCCGGCACGCTCGGCGAGTTCGCCCAGCGCCTCACCGGCAGCTCCGACCTCTACCAGAACGACGGCCGCCGCCCGTTCGCCTCGATCAACTTCGTCACCGCGCACGACGGGTTCACCCTCAACGACCTGGTCTCCTACAACGAGAAGCACAACGAGGCCAACGGCGAGGACAACAACGACGGCGAGAGCCACAACCGGTCGTGGAACTGCGGCGTCGAGGGCCCCACCGACGACGCGGGCGTGCTGGAGCTGCGCGCGCGGCAGCAGCGCAACATCATCGCCACGATGCTGATCAGCCAGGGCGTGCCGATGCTGCTGCACGGCGACGAGCTGGGCCGCACCCAGAACGGCAACAACAACGTCTACTGCCAGGACAGCGAGATCGCCTGGGTCGACTGGTCGCTGGCCACGAAGAACGCGCCGCTGATCGGGTTCACCGCGGGCATGGTCGCGCTGCGGCACGCGCACCCGGTGTTCCGGCGGCGCCGGTTCTTCGCCGGCCGGCCGATCGCGCCCCGGCGGCGCTCCGACCCGGCGGCCGCGCTGCCCGACATCGCCTGGTTCACCCCCACCGGCGAGGAGATGACCGAGGGCGACTGGGACTCCGGCTTCGGCAAGTGCGTCACGGTGTTCCTCAACGGCGACGCCATCTTCGACGTCGACGCGCGCGGCGAGCGGGTCGTCGACGACTCCTTCGTCATCGCCCTCAACGCCCACTACGAGGACATCGACGTCGTGCTGCCCGGCACCGACTACGGCTCGCAGTGGGCCGTGGTGGTCGACACGACCTCCGGGCTGGTCACGACGCTCGCCACGGCTCCCGGGATGCCCCCGTCCGAGCCGCAGACGGTCGCGGCCGGGGCCACCTACCGGGTCACGGCCCGCTCGCTGGTGGTGTTCCAGCGCACCGAGGGCCCGTGAGCTAGGGCGCGAAACCCGCGTCGGGCACCACGGCCACCTCCAGCACGAGCGGGGTGCGCCGGGTGCCGAGGCCGGGCACCTCGGCGTCGAGGACCGCGAGCAGGTCGTCGTGGTCCTCGACGCGCCGGGCCGGGCAGCCCAGCGCCGTGGCCAGCCCGGACACGCTGACCTCGGTGAAGGCCGGCCAGGGGGCGCGACCGCCGTGCTGCTCGGCGAGCCGGTCCATCACCGCGTAGCGGCCGTTGGCGAGCACGACGACCAGCACCCCCACCCCGTAGTGGGCCGCGGTCCACAGGGCCTGGATCGCGTACAGCGAGGACCCGTCCCCCACGACGGCGACGACCGGAGTCCCCGGCCGGGCCATCCGCACGCCGACCGCGGCGGGCAGCGCGAACCCGAGCCCGCCCATCGCGGCGCTGAGGAAGCCCAGCGGCCGGCGGGCGGGCAGCAGCCGGTGCAGGTCGGGGCGGCTCGACGGGGTCTCCTCCACCACCACCGACTCCGCGGGCAGGCGCGCGGCCAGCGCGGCGAGCACGTGCCCGGCGCGCAGCTCCTCCCCCGGTCCGGGCGGTGCGGGCGCCGTGCGGTCCGGGCCCGCCACCGGCGTGGCCGCCCGGGCCCGCACGGCCGTCGCGAGCGCCCGGCACACCGCGGCGGGCGGGGCCAGCAGGGCGAGGTCGGCGACGCTGTGGTGGGCGTCCTCCGCGTCGTCGGTGACCAGCGCGACCCGGGTGCCGGGCCCGACGAGCGGCCCCGGCTCGAACGGGTACTGGCGCAGCACCGGCGCGCCCACGGCGAGCACGAGGTCGTGTCCGGCCAGCGCCGCCCGCAACCGGGCGCGGCCGGCGGGGAGGTGCCCGGCGAAGCGCGGGTGGTCCTGCGGGAAGCCGGCGCGCGCCGCGAACGGCTCCTGCCACACCGGGCAGCCCAGCCGCTCCGCCAGCGCGACCAGCGCCGCCCAGGTGGCGGGGTGGTCGGCGTCCGCCCCCACCACCAGCGCCGGGGCGTCCGCGTCGTCGACGAGCGCGGCCAGCTCGGCCACCGCGTCCGGGTCCGCGGCGCCGGCGTGCCGCAGCACCGTCGGCGCCGGGTGCTCCTCGTCGTCGGCGGGGGCGGCCCAGTCGTCGCTCGGCACGATCACCAGGGCCGGCCCGCGGCCGGTCACCGCCTCGTGCCGGGCCCGCGCGACCATCCCCGGCACGTCCTGGGGGCGCTCGGGCCGCCCGACCCACACGGGGTGGCTCCCGGCGAGCCCGTCGAGGTCGCCCGCGAGGAACGGTCGGTACGCGAGATGGCGACGGTCCTGCTGGCCGACGAGGACCACCAGCGGCACCCGGTTGACCCGGGCGGTGGCCAGCGCGCCGACCGCGTTGCCCAGCCCGGCCGTGGTGTGCAGCACGGCCAGCGCGGGCCGGTCGTGCGCGGTGGCCCAGCCGGTGGCGATGCCCACCACCGAGCCCTCGTGCAGGGCGAGCACGAACTCCAGGTCCGGCGGGAGGCCGGTGAGCAGGGTGATCTCGGTCGACCCGGGGTTGGCGAAGACCGTGGTCAGCCCGTGGCGGCGCAGGACGTCGAAGGTCGCGTCGCGGACGGTGCGGGTCACGCCTTCCGCCCCCCGCCGACGACGGCGGCGACGGAGACGGCCCCGACCGCCGCCACGCCCGCGAAGATGTAGAAGCCCCAGGGGTAGGCGATCCCGGCGGTGAGCAGCGCGCCGCCGATCAGCGGACCGGCGATCGCGCCGATCCGGCCCACCCCGCTGACGCTGCCCAGCGCCGTGCCGCGCACCGCCGCCGGGTAGTGCTGCCCGACGAAGGCGTAGCAGAGCACCTGCGCGCTGAACACGAAGATCCCGGCCAGCAGCACGCTGACGTACACCCCGATGCCGGGCAGCCGGACGCTCAACAGGGCCAGGAACAGGGCGCCGAGGGCGAACCAGGTGACCGTCGCGAGGCGGGTGCCGATGCGGTCGGCGACCCGGCCCGCCACGAGCAGGCCGATCACGGCGCCCGCGTTGAGCGTGAGCAGCAGGGCCAGCGAGGCGTCCAGCTCGTAGCCCGCGGAGATCATGATCTGCGGCAGCCAGGTGTTGAGCCCGTAGACGAGCAGCAGGCCCATGATCGAGGTCACCCAGAACGCGACCGTGGCGCGCAGGTAGCCGTCGCGGAACAGGGCGCGCACCGGGTTGGCCGGCGCCGGGGCCTCGACGGCCGCGGAGGCCCCCGCCCCGCGGGCGCGCAGGAAGTCGACGGACTCGGGCAGGAACCGCCACAGCAGGGGCACCAGCACGATCGCGGGCAGGGCGCCGAGCACGAACATCGCCTCCCAGCCCCAGACCGGGATCACCGCGATCCCGAGCAGCGCGGTCGCGACGGCACCGACGTGGTACCCGGTCATCAGGACGGTGGTGGCACTGCCGGAGCCGCCGGGCGGCGCGTACTCGTTGACCATCGCGAGCGCCACCGGCAGCACCCCGCCGAGTCCGAGCCCGGCCAGGAACCGCAGCAGCCCGAAGACCTCGGGGCCGGGGGCGAAGGCGCACGCCAGCGTCAGCACCGAGAACCCGACGACGGTGAGCAGCATGGTGCGCCGCCGCCCGATGAGGTCGGCGACCGGACCGATCGCCAGCGCGCCGACCATGATCCCGAGCAGCCCGACCACCGAGATCAGGGCGCCCGAGTTCGGGTCGAGGCCCCAGTCGCTCCTCAGCAGGGACGGCAGCACCACCCCCAGCACGACAATGTCGTAGCCCTCCAGGGCCACCGCCGCCCAGCACAGGGGCCGCACCCACCCCGCTCCCACCTGCGTACGCGCCGCCGACTCCGTCGTCATGGTCCGGGAGTGTGACCCCCGCCGCGGTCCGGCGTCAGGGGGCGTTCCCACTCAGTGAAGAGCGAGCGCGACACCGCCGTCGCCGCCATCCGCACGGCCGGGACCAGCAGCGCCAGGTTCTCGGTGTCGCTCGGCACCACCACCGAGATCCCGGCCAGCACCTCCCCCGCCGGCCCCACGACCGGCGCGGCGACCGACGCCGCCCCGTCGGTCATCTCCTCGCGCGAGAGGCAGTGCCCGGTGCGCCGGATCTCCGCCAGCGCGGCGGTGAGGCGGCCCGGGTCGGTGATGGTGCCCGACGCGACGCGCGGCAGCCCGCCGGCCAGGACCGCGTCCAGGACGTCGGGCGGCGCGTGGGCGAGCAGGACCTTCCCCGGCCCGCTGGCGTGCAGCGGCAGGCGCTTGCCCACCTGCGAGCGCAGCTCCAGCCGGGTGTGCCCGGCCAGCCGCTCCAGGAACAGGGCGTGGGTGCCGTCGAGGACGACCAGGTGCACCGGGTACCCGGTGACCGCGCACAGGTCCTGCAGGACGGGGAGCGCGGCGTCGCGCAGGCCGCGGGCGACCGGCGCGAGCGACCCGATCTCCCACAGCCGCATCCCGACCCGGTACCGGCCGCGGGCCACCCGCTCCAGCGCACCCCACCCGACCAGCTCCGCCACCAGCCGGTACGCCGTGGCCGACGGCAGCCCGGACGCCTGCGCGATCGCGCGCAGCGTCTGCTCGGGGCGGTCCGGGGTGAACGTGCCGAGCACGGCCAGGCCCCGGCCGAGCACCGACCGCGTGGCGGGGCTCACGTCCGCCGACAGTAGGGCCCGCTCGCCCGGCCGGGGAGGGGGTCGTCGGCTAGGTTCCTGCGCGTGCCAGATGCTCGGAGAACAGCGGCCCCGTCGTCCACCTACCGGCTGCAGTTCTCGAAGGACACCACCTTCGACGACGCGGTCGGCCTGCTCCCCTACCTCGACGCCCTCGGGATCGGCGCGCTCTACGCGTCGCCGCTGCTGGAGTCCGGGGCGGGCTCCAACCACGGCTACGACGTCGTCGACCCCACGCGCGTCTCGGCCGAGCGCGGCGGCGAGGAGGGCCGGCGCCGGCTCGTCGACGCCGTGCGCGCGGCAGGGCTCGGGTTCGTGCTGGACATCGTGCCCAACCACGTCGGCGTGGACGTGCCGAAGGCCAACCCGTGGTGGTGGGACGTGCTGCGGCTGGGCCGCGACTCCGAGCACGCGGCCACGTTCGACGTCGACTGGGACGCCGGGCCGATCCTGCTCCCCGTCCTGGGCGACGACTCGCTCGACGACCTGGCGGTCGAGGGCGACGAGCTGCGCTACTACGAGCACGCCTTCCCGATCGCCCCCGGCACGGGCGGGGGCACCCCGCAGGAGGTGCACGAGCGGCAGCACTACCGGCTCGTGAACTGGAAGCGCGGCGCCGCCGAGCTGACCTACCGCCGCTTCTTCGACGTCTCCACGCTCGCCGCGGTGCGCGTCGAGATCCCGGAGATCTTCGAGAAGACCCACCGCGAGGTGCTGCGCTGGGTCGACGCCGGTGACGTCGACGGGATCCGCGTCGACCACCCCGACGGCCTGTCCGACCCCGGCGCCTACATGCGCCGCCTGCGCGCGGCCATCGGGCCGGACCGCTGGCTGCTCGTCGAGAAGATCCTCGGCGTCGGCGAGGACCTGCCGCCGTCGTGGCCGGTCGACGGGACGTCGGGCTACGAGGCGCTGCGCGAGGTGCAGGGCGTGTTCGTCGACCCCGACGGCGCCGGCCTGCTCACCCAGCTCGCCGCCGAGCACACCGGAGGGCGGCAGAGCCTGCACGGCGCGGAGCACGACGCCCGCCGCGAGGTGGCGGGCACGATCCTGGCCGCCGAGGTGCGCCGGATCGCCGGGCTCGTGCCCGGCGACACCGACCGCACCCGTGACGCCGTCGCCGAGCTGCTGTGCGGGTTCCCGGTCTACCGCTCCTACCTGCCGGAGGGCCGCGACTCCCTCGACGTCGCCGTCTCCGTCGCCCGCACCCACCGCCCCGACCTCGCCGACGTCCTCGACGCGATCCGCGCGACGATGCTCGCCGAGCCCGCGGGCGAGCTCGCCACCCGCGTGCAGCAGACGTCCGGGATGGTCATGGCGAAGGGCGTCGAGGACACGGCGTTCTACCGCTGGAACCGGTTCGTCGCCCTCAACGAGGTCGGCGGCGACCCGTCGCGGTTCGGGGTCTCCCCCGGCGAGCTGCACACCGCCCTCGCCGTCCGCGAGGCGTCCTGGCCCGCCACGATGACCACGCTGTCGACGCACGACGCGAAGCGCTCCGAGGACGTCCGCGCCCGGCTCGCCGTGCTCGCCGAGATCCCCGGCGAGTGGGCCGACCGGTTCCGCCGCTGGTCGGCCGCGCACCCGCTGCCCGACCCCTCGCTCGACCTGCTGGCCTGGCAGAACCTGGTCGGCGCCTGGCCCATCTCGGAGGAGCGGCTGGCGTCCTACCTGGGCAAGGCCTCCAAGGAGGCCAAGCTCGTCACCAGCCACGTCGAGGCGGTGGCCGAGGTCGACGAGGCCGTCGCCGCGTGGCCAGCCGCCGTGCTCGGTGACGCCGCGCTGGTCGCCGAGATCGAGGAGTTCGTCGCGCGCGTCTCCGGGCCGGGCCGGTCGAACTCGCTGGGTCAGAAGCTGCTGCAGATCGCCGGGCCCGGCGTGCCCGACGTCTACCAGGGCACCGAGCTGTTCGAGTACTCGCTGGTCGACCCGGACAACCGCCGCCCGGTCGACTGGGCCGTCCGGCGCGACCTGCTCGCCGGGCTCGACGGGGGCGCGCTCCCCGACGTCGACGCCGACGGGGCGGCGAAGCTGCTGGTCACCGCACGGGCCCTGCGGCTGCGCCGCGACCGCCCCGAGGTGTTCGACGGCTACCGCGCGGTGCCCGCCCAGGGCCCCGCCGCCGCCCACGCGGTCGCGTTCGCCCGCTCGTCGTCGCTGGTGGCGGTCGCGACGCGGCTGCCGGTCGGGCTCGCCGCGCGCGGCGGCTGGGGCGACACCGTGCTCCCGCTCCCCGACGCCGCGGGCGACTGGGTCGACGTCGTCACCGGCACCGCGGTCGAGGGCTCCGCACCGGCGCTGGCGACGCTGCTCGCGCGCTACCCGGTGGCGCTGCTGGTGCGCCCGGCCTGAGCCCTCCGGCGCCGTCCCGCGGCGGAGGGACGGCGCCGGGGACGGTCAGCGACGGGCCGACACCACGGGCAGCCGGTCGGTGACGGCCGCGTCGTCGGCCACGACCGGCGGCACCGGAGCGGGGGCCTGCGCCTCGTCCCCGGGCGGGTCGCCGGCCACCAGGGACCGGTCGGCCACCCGCAGGGCGACCCCGCCGCGCGACCGCCGGACCTCCAGCAGCGACAGCGCACCGCGCAGCACGAGGATCATCCCGAGGTTCTCGGTGATCTCCTCGACGTGCGTGCCGATCTGCAGCGGCATCCCGTCGGTGCCGGGGCGGTCGAGGAACCCGTTGACGGTCTCCAGCCCCAGCGCCGCGACGAAGAACACCGCGATCCCGACCAGCAGGTCGCGCCGGGGGGCACCGCCCAGCCGGGTGGCCAGGCGCCAGAACGCCCACACCACCCCGGCGCCGATGACGGCACCCGGCAGCACCCAGGCGTACTCGAACACGCCGAGGTCCCGGTCGGCCATCAGCTCGCCCAGCGCCTTGAGGCGCTCGTGCAGCGCCGCGAAGTCGTCGAACGCGAGCAGCGCCAACAACCCGGCCGTCACCAGGAACGGTGCGCGCAGCCGTCCCCCGACCAGCACACCGGCCAGCGCGAGGGCTCCGGCCGCGGCGAGGAACGTCATGACGCTGAAGAACGTCGGGAGGTTCATCTCCTCGGAGACGCCGAAGAACAACCGCACCGGGGAGCCGGGGGCGGCCATGACGTCGACACCCGGGGCGATGTTGGGCAGGCCGATGCTGAGCGCGCCGAGCACGAACGCCGTGATCACCAACGCGCGGGGCAGTCGGGGTGCCAGGGCGCGCCACCCGCCGTCCGGGCGGGGCTCGCCGTCCTGCCCGCGTCGGTGTCCCGCCATGCGTCCTCCCGGTGCGCTCTACCGGGCATCGTATGGGTGAACATCAGGAGGCCCGTGACCGACTCCCGGATGACGGGCGTCCGGTGGTGCTCACCCGTAGTTCTCCGGAGGTGTCGCTGCGTCACCGGTCATTACCGTCCCCGGCGTGTCGATCACGGCCTTCCGCCGGCGGATCACGACGGGGCCGGTCTCCGGCGCGGCGCCGCTGCCCGGCGGCGTGCTGGTCCGCACCGCGGACGGGCTGGTGGCGTACGCGGAGTGACGCTCGCGGCAGGCCGTGCGTCGCCGGAGGTCGCCTGGAAGGATTCAGCCCCGTGACCGACTTCGAGGTGTGGGCCCCGCACCGCAACCAGGTACGCGTGCTCGTCGACGGGGCGCCCCACCCGATGACCCGGGACGGGGCGGGCTGGTGGCGCGCCGCCGTCGACTCGGCCGGCCCCGGCACGGCGTACGCGTTCCTCCTCGACGACGACGAGACGCCGCTGCCCGACCCCCGCTCGCGCTGGCAGCCGACCGGGGTGCACGGGGCGTCCCGCGTCTACGACGAGGCCGGGCACCGCTGGCAGGACCGCATGTGGACCGGCCGCGCGCTGCCGGGCAGCGTCCTCTACGAGCTGCACATCGGCACGTTCACCCCCGACGGCACGTTCGAC
This sequence is a window from Pseudonocardia petroleophila. Protein-coding genes within it:
- a CDS encoding thiamine pyrophosphate-dependent enzyme; translated protein: MTRTVRDATFDVLRRHGLTTVFANPGSTEITLLTGLPPDLEFVLALHEGSVVGIATGWATAHDRPALAVLHTTAGLGNAVGALATARVNRVPLVVLVGQQDRRHLAYRPFLAGDLDGLAGSHPVWVGRPERPQDVPGMVARARHEAVTGRGPALVIVPSDDWAAPADDEEHPAPTVLRHAGAADPDAVAELAALVDDADAPALVVGADADHPATWAALVALAERLGCPVWQEPFAARAGFPQDHPRFAGHLPAGRARLRAALAGHDLVLAVGAPVLRQYPFEPGPLVGPGTRVALVTDDAEDAHHSVADLALLAPPAAVCRALATAVRARAATPVAGPDRTAPAPPGPGEELRAGHVLAALAARLPAESVVVEETPSSRPDLHRLLPARRPLGFLSAAMGGLGFALPAAVGVRMARPGTPVVAVVGDGSSLYAIQALWTAAHYGVGVLVVVLANGRYAVMDRLAEQHGGRAPWPAFTEVSVSGLATALGCPARRVEDHDDLLAVLDAEVPGLGTRRTPLVLEVAVVPDAGFAP
- a CDS encoding MFS transporter, with the translated sequence MTTESAARTQVGAGWVRPLCWAAVALEGYDIVVLGVVLPSLLRSDWGLDPNSGALISVVGLLGIMVGALAIGPVADLIGRRRTMLLTVVGFSVLTLACAFAPGPEVFGLLRFLAGLGLGGVLPVALAMVNEYAPPGGSGSATTVLMTGYHVGAVATALLGIAVIPVWGWEAMFVLGALPAIVLVPLLWRFLPESVDFLRARGAGASAAVEAPAPANPVRALFRDGYLRATVAFWVTSIMGLLLVYGLNTWLPQIMISAGYELDASLALLLTLNAGAVIGLLVAGRVADRIGTRLATVTWFALGALFLALLSVRLPGIGVYVSVLLAGIFVFSAQVLCYAFVGQHYPAAVRGTALGSVSGVGRIGAIAGPLIGGALLTAGIAYPWGFYIFAGVAAVGAVSVAAVVGGGRKA
- a CDS encoding IclR family transcriptional regulator, which translates into the protein MSPATRSVLGRGLAVLGTFTPDRPEQTLRAIAQASGLPSATAYRLVAELVGWGALERVARGRYRVGMRLWEIGSLAPVARGLRDAALPVLQDLCAVTGYPVHLVVLDGTHALFLERLAGHTRLELRSQVGKRLPLHASGPGKVLLAHAPPDVLDAVLAGGLPRVASGTITDPGRLTAALAEIRRTGHCLSREEMTDGAASVAAPVVGPAGEVLAGISVVVPSDTENLALLVPAVRMAATAVSRSLFTEWERPLTPDRGGGHTPGP
- the treY gene encoding malto-oligosyltrehalose synthase, with product MPDARRTAAPSSTYRLQFSKDTTFDDAVGLLPYLDALGIGALYASPLLESGAGSNHGYDVVDPTRVSAERGGEEGRRRLVDAVRAAGLGFVLDIVPNHVGVDVPKANPWWWDVLRLGRDSEHAATFDVDWDAGPILLPVLGDDSLDDLAVEGDELRYYEHAFPIAPGTGGGTPQEVHERQHYRLVNWKRGAAELTYRRFFDVSTLAAVRVEIPEIFEKTHREVLRWVDAGDVDGIRVDHPDGLSDPGAYMRRLRAAIGPDRWLLVEKILGVGEDLPPSWPVDGTSGYEALREVQGVFVDPDGAGLLTQLAAEHTGGRQSLHGAEHDARREVAGTILAAEVRRIAGLVPGDTDRTRDAVAELLCGFPVYRSYLPEGRDSLDVAVSVARTHRPDLADVLDAIRATMLAEPAGELATRVQQTSGMVMAKGVEDTAFYRWNRFVALNEVGGDPSRFGVSPGELHTALAVREASWPATMTTLSTHDAKRSEDVRARLAVLAEIPGEWADRFRRWSAAHPLPDPSLDLLAWQNLVGAWPISEERLASYLGKASKEAKLVTSHVEAVAEVDEAVAAWPAAVLGDAALVAEIEEFVARVSGPGRSNSLGQKLLQIAGPGVPDVYQGTELFEYSLVDPDNRRPVDWAVRRDLLAGLDGGALPDVDADGAAKLLVTARALRLRRDRPEVFDGYRAVPAQGPAAAHAVAFARSSSLVAVATRLPVGLAARGGWGDTVLPLPDAAGDWVDVVTGTAVEGSAPALATLLARYPVALLVRPA